The following proteins come from a genomic window of Lolium rigidum isolate FL_2022 chromosome 5, APGP_CSIRO_Lrig_0.1, whole genome shotgun sequence:
- the LOC124656939 gene encoding WEB family protein At2g38370-like → MAEVAVQAGPGELARMRGRGEVDTSSQFESVRQAVDRFGGGALSPWRQTQPPPLQLRPEEVELMKVEEQTVKVEMGLFVKESETFKVLKELQSTKQVIDDLKLQIEKATLEAGKAAAGHADTMDAHPLPDVEQKPHGHSEPLIQSINSKQSPLTTLIKLNQAKAFLNLDTVMMFRGQIEEEKASLQKTRERLQLNMRKASALEADLSRTAAQLQAVKDPKPVLEPSEIWLQMKQLNSERDKRKKMIEDSKFEIDELTSTIEHTRSKTKTLQFRIIMADKLKEASRRGEAFALSEMAKLGGTEDLETDRSDVKLSIAEHSALVREAQESEDTARSKIDAAMQELDDANHGKAELLERVEEAMSAVETSRKVLGEALKREESANKGKVAAEESLRSLRSDQIILNWRPTSNKCNSAKFKTSATPATPRKAGTGIYDVNGLSLVTTTPKSTKAMSIGQILSMKLDCEFEPTTPRKTASAKKKKKVSLGQMLSDKYEMYSPKRIDHDGASRKQFQPRRRRLGFVVYALLLHRKRQARASSWTHGHGGCSVKVV, encoded by the exons ATGGCGGAAGTGGCGGTCCAGGCGGGGCCCGGCGAGCTAGCAAGAATGCGGGGGCGCGGCGAGGTGGACACCTCGTCCCAGTTCGAGTCCGTCCGGCAGGCCGTCGACCGgttcggcggcggcgcgctcTCCCCGTGGCgccagacgcagccgccgccgctccagctCCGGCCCGAG GAGGTAGAACTCATGAAAGTCGAGGAACAGACGGTGAAGGTTGAGATGGGGCTCTTTGTCAAGGAAAGCGAAACGTTCAAGGTGTTGAAGGAGTTGCAGTCAACAAAGCAGGTTATTGATGACTTGAAGTTGCAAATAGAGAAGGCAACATTAGAGGCTGGAAAGGCAGCAGCAGGTCATGCAGACACCATGGATGCACATCCACTTCCTGACGTTGAACAGAAACCCCACGGCCATAGCGAGCCACTCATCCAGAGCATAAATAGCAAACAGTCTCCACTAACCACGTTGATCAAGCTGAATCAGGCAAAGGCATTCCTGAACCTGGATACTGTAATGATGTTTAGGGGCCAGATAGAGGAGGAGAAAGCATCGCTTCAGAAAACCCGTGAAAGGTTGCAGTTGAATATGAGGAAAGCTTCAGCACTGGAAGCAGATTTGAGCAGAACCGCCGCGCAGCTACAAGCAGTAAAAGACCCCAAACCTGTCCTTGAACCTTCTGAGATATGGCTGCAAATGAAACAGTTGAATTCTGAAAGAGATAAGCGCAAGAAGATGATTGAGGATTCGAAATTCGAGATTGATGAATTGACTTCCACCATTGAGCACACAAGGTCCAAGACGAAGACTCTTCAGTTCAGGATCATCATGGCGGACAAACTGAAGGAAGCCTCGAGGCGGGGAGAAGCTTTTGCTCTCTCAGAGATGGCAAAACTAGGCGGCACAGAGGACCTGGAGACCGATAGATCCGATGTCAAACTTTCTATCGCGGAACACTCAGCACTCGTGCGCGAAGCACAAGAATCAGAAGATACCGCTAGGAGCAAAATAGACGCGGCGATGCAAGAGCTCGATGATGCAAACCATGGTAAGGCAGAACTTTTGGAAAGAGTAGAGGAAGCAATGTCAGCTGTCGAGACCAGCAGGAAGGTACTAGGGGAGGCTCTAAAGAGGGAGGAGTCGGCAAACAAAGGTAAGGTCGCCGCCGAAGAATCACTACGAAGCCTGCGGTCCGACCAAATAATCCTGAACTGGCGACCAACCAGCAACAAATGCAATTCTGCAAAGTTCAAGACCTCCGCAACGCCAGCGACGCCCCGGAAGGCCGGCACCGGGATATACGACGTGAACGGCCTGAGCCTGGTGACCACCACACCGAAGAGCACCAAGGCGATGTCCATCGGGCAGATCCTGAGCATGAAGCTCGACTGCGAGTTTGAACCCACCACCCCGAGAAAGACCGCGAgcgcaaagaagaagaagaaggtgtcaCTCGGGCAGATGCTGAGCGACAAGTACGAGATGTACTCCCCAAAGAGGATAGACCACGACGGCGCGTCCCGCAAGCAGTTCCAGCCCAGGAGGCGGAGGCTGGGGTTCGTCGTGTACGCGCTGCTTCTGCATAGGAAGAGGCAGGCCCGGGCCTCCTCCTGGACGCATGGGCATGGCGGGTGCAGCGTCAAGGTTGTGTAG